The Polyangiaceae bacterium genome window below encodes:
- a CDS encoding tyrosine-type recombinase/integrase produces MALTRALPPDLSQRFPVGEAFVEGALVAASMLAVSRAPETLRKYRGAWAAFEAWGKEQSVPCLPATPAVVVSYLGHLHAEGLSPASLRLALAAIVDHHRKAGLPNPRDPKINLFLRGLHRTVGKAPKHRKAALTPAELRRMVEALPKTLAGLRDRALFLLAFSTALRRVNVVELRIEDFERRGDGLLVRVRRSKTDQEGRGHVIAVHRGTQLCPIAAVDAWLDAGRIRSGWLFRKIDRWGHIGTGRLDPGTVARLLKRAAKRAGIDPEQIKRLAGHSFRSGHVTTAAKAGVGLAEIASVTNHRRLDQVREYIRETDAFRVNTLAGLL; encoded by the coding sequence ATGGCGCTCACACGTGCCCTTCCGCCCGATCTTTCACAACGTTTCCCCGTTGGCGAAGCGTTCGTCGAAGGCGCTCTCGTCGCCGCTTCGATGCTCGCCGTCTCGCGTGCACCCGAAACGCTCCGGAAATACCGAGGTGCATGGGCAGCGTTCGAAGCGTGGGGCAAGGAACAAAGCGTGCCATGTTTGCCCGCGACGCCCGCGGTCGTCGTGTCGTATCTGGGACATCTACATGCCGAGGGGCTTTCGCCGGCGTCCTTACGTTTGGCGCTGGCGGCGATCGTGGATCATCACCGCAAAGCGGGATTGCCGAATCCTCGGGATCCCAAGATCAATTTGTTTCTTCGCGGATTGCATCGCACCGTTGGAAAAGCTCCAAAGCATCGAAAAGCGGCGCTGACGCCGGCCGAGCTCCGCAGGATGGTGGAAGCATTGCCAAAAACATTGGCGGGGCTTCGCGATCGAGCGCTCTTCTTATTGGCGTTCTCCACGGCCTTGCGCCGCGTGAACGTCGTCGAATTGCGCATCGAAGATTTCGAGCGGCGCGGCGATGGGCTTTTGGTCCGCGTTCGTCGCAGCAAAACCGACCAGGAAGGTCGCGGACACGTGATCGCCGTGCACCGAGGGACGCAGCTATGTCCCATTGCCGCCGTCGATGCGTGGCTCGACGCAGGGCGCATTCGGTCGGGCTGGCTCTTTCGTAAAATCGACCGGTGGGGGCATATCGGCACCGGGCGCCTCGATCCGGGAACCGTGGCGCGGCTCTTGAAGCGAGCTGCCAAGCGCGCCGGGATCGATCCCGAGCAAATCAAGCGATTGGCGGGTCATTCTTTCCGCAGTGGCCACGTCACCACGGCGGCGAAAGCTGGCGTGGGACTCGCGGAAATCGCAAGCGTCACGAATCACCGAAGGCTCGACCAAGTGCGCGAATACATTCGCGAAACGGATGCCTTCCGCGTCAATACGTTGGCCGGTTTGCTTTGA